The Corvus hawaiiensis isolate bCorHaw1 chromosome 2, bCorHaw1.pri.cur, whole genome shotgun sequence genome includes a window with the following:
- the LOC125321379 gene encoding PILR alpha-associated neural protein isoform X2: MEPSAWMPPLLSRIHSLQLWHLLLVVLAVPPPGIWSLRSRGPAAPRPLCTRRSPSAPRSICIWERTSQPERDSRSDSRSDSHSALPRQRALPARGAELRHVVRLRRQAAGARPATPSGFEDGMPSSQYPWAIVWGPTVSDEDGGDTNSANPGFPPLGYTFVSPHGMATAQPNSHSLLHNAGLNLRETPATLRPFLFGPRGEGVDPQLYVTITISIIIVLVATGIIVKFCWDRNQKRRRHSGQQSSGRQQDSQQPLTDLSPTTVSILGPYGDPLAPAPEAEESRQGQEGAEKLGGHGKNAAFQLNRIPLVNL, from the exons ATGGAGCCCAGTGCCTG GATGCCTCCACTCCTCTCCCGCATCcactccctgcagctgtggcatCTCCTCCTCGTCGTCCTGGCTGTCCCTCCTCCTGGCATATGGTCTCTTCGTTCTCGGGGCCCAGCAGCCCCTCGGCCTCTTTGCACCCGCCGGAGCCCCTCGGCCCCACGCTCCATTTGCATCTGGGAAAGGACCTCGCAGCCGGAGCGGGATTCCCGCTCGGATTCCCGCTCGGATTCCCACTCGGCCCTGCCTCGCCAGCGTGCCCTGCCCGCGCGGGGAGCAGAGCTGCGGCACGTGGTGCGGCTGAGGCGCCAGGCCGCGGGCGCCCGGCCCGCCACCCCCTCTGGGTTTGAGGACGGCATGCCCTCCTCCCAGTACCCCTGGGCCATCGTGTGGGGTCCCACGGTGTCGGATGAGGATGGAGGGGACACAAACTCAGCCAACCCAGGCTTCCCACCGCTGGGATACACCTTTGTCTCGCCACACGGGATGGCGACGGCGCAGCCAAACTCCCACTCGCTCCTGCACAACGCGGGGCTCAACCTGCGTGAGACCCCAGCCACCCTGCGGCCCTTCTTGTTCGGGCCCAGGGGGGAAG GTGTGGACCCCCAGCTGTACGTCACCATCACCATCTCCATAATCATTGTCCTGGTTGCCACTGGAATCATAGTCAAGTTCTG CTGGGACCGTAATCAGAAACGCCGGCGTCACTCggggcagcagagcagtgggaggcagcaggacagccagcagcccctcacagaCCTCTCCCCCACCACCGTCAGCATCCTGGGGCCCTACGGAGACCCCCTGGCCCCCGCACCTGAGGCAGAGGAGtccaggcagggccaggagggTGCAGAGAAACTGGGTGGCCATGGGAAGAATGCAGCCTTCCAGCTCAACCG aATCCCACTGGTGAACCTGTGA
- the LOC125321379 gene encoding PILR alpha-associated neural protein isoform X3, translated as MPPLLSRIHSLQLWHLLLVVLAVPPPGIWSLRSRGPAAPRPLCTRRSPSAPRSICIWERTSQPERDSRSDSRSDSHSALPRQRALPARGAELRHVVRLRRQAAGARPATPSGFEDGMPSSQYPWAIVWGPTVSDEDGGDTNSANPGFPPLGYTFVSPHGMATAQPNSHSLLHNAGLNLRETPATLRPFLFGPRGEGVDPQLYVTITISIIIVLVATGIIVKFCWDRNQKRRRHSGQQSSGRQQDSQQPLTDLSPTTVSILGPYGDPLAPAPEAEESRQGQEGAEKLGGHGKNAAFQLNRIPLVNL; from the exons ATGCCTCCACTCCTCTCCCGCATCcactccctgcagctgtggcatCTCCTCCTCGTCGTCCTGGCTGTCCCTCCTCCTGGCATATGGTCTCTTCGTTCTCGGGGCCCAGCAGCCCCTCGGCCTCTTTGCACCCGCCGGAGCCCCTCGGCCCCACGCTCCATTTGCATCTGGGAAAGGACCTCGCAGCCGGAGCGGGATTCCCGCTCGGATTCCCGCTCGGATTCCCACTCGGCCCTGCCTCGCCAGCGTGCCCTGCCCGCGCGGGGAGCAGAGCTGCGGCACGTGGTGCGGCTGAGGCGCCAGGCCGCGGGCGCCCGGCCCGCCACCCCCTCTGGGTTTGAGGACGGCATGCCCTCCTCCCAGTACCCCTGGGCCATCGTGTGGGGTCCCACGGTGTCGGATGAGGATGGAGGGGACACAAACTCAGCCAACCCAGGCTTCCCACCGCTGGGATACACCTTTGTCTCGCCACACGGGATGGCGACGGCGCAGCCAAACTCCCACTCGCTCCTGCACAACGCGGGGCTCAACCTGCGTGAGACCCCAGCCACCCTGCGGCCCTTCTTGTTCGGGCCCAGGGGGGAAG GTGTGGACCCCCAGCTGTACGTCACCATCACCATCTCCATAATCATTGTCCTGGTTGCCACTGGAATCATAGTCAAGTTCTG CTGGGACCGTAATCAGAAACGCCGGCGTCACTCggggcagcagagcagtgggaggcagcaggacagccagcagcccctcacagaCCTCTCCCCCACCACCGTCAGCATCCTGGGGCCCTACGGAGACCCCCTGGCCCCCGCACCTGAGGCAGAGGAGtccaggcagggccaggagggTGCAGAGAAACTGGGTGGCCATGGGAAGAATGCAGCCTTCCAGCTCAACCG aATCCCACTGGTGAACCTGTGA
- the LOC125321379 gene encoding PILR alpha-associated neural protein isoform X1, whose translation MEPSACRMPPLLSRIHSLQLWHLLLVVLAVPPPGIWSLRSRGPAAPRPLCTRRSPSAPRSICIWERTSQPERDSRSDSRSDSHSALPRQRALPARGAELRHVVRLRRQAAGARPATPSGFEDGMPSSQYPWAIVWGPTVSDEDGGDTNSANPGFPPLGYTFVSPHGMATAQPNSHSLLHNAGLNLRETPATLRPFLFGPRGEGVDPQLYVTITISIIIVLVATGIIVKFCWDRNQKRRRHSGQQSSGRQQDSQQPLTDLSPTTVSILGPYGDPLAPAPEAEESRQGQEGAEKLGGHGKNAAFQLNRIPLVNL comes from the exons ATGGAGCCCAGTGCCTG CAGGATGCCTCCACTCCTCTCCCGCATCcactccctgcagctgtggcatCTCCTCCTCGTCGTCCTGGCTGTCCCTCCTCCTGGCATATGGTCTCTTCGTTCTCGGGGCCCAGCAGCCCCTCGGCCTCTTTGCACCCGCCGGAGCCCCTCGGCCCCACGCTCCATTTGCATCTGGGAAAGGACCTCGCAGCCGGAGCGGGATTCCCGCTCGGATTCCCGCTCGGATTCCCACTCGGCCCTGCCTCGCCAGCGTGCCCTGCCCGCGCGGGGAGCAGAGCTGCGGCACGTGGTGCGGCTGAGGCGCCAGGCCGCGGGCGCCCGGCCCGCCACCCCCTCTGGGTTTGAGGACGGCATGCCCTCCTCCCAGTACCCCTGGGCCATCGTGTGGGGTCCCACGGTGTCGGATGAGGATGGAGGGGACACAAACTCAGCCAACCCAGGCTTCCCACCGCTGGGATACACCTTTGTCTCGCCACACGGGATGGCGACGGCGCAGCCAAACTCCCACTCGCTCCTGCACAACGCGGGGCTCAACCTGCGTGAGACCCCAGCCACCCTGCGGCCCTTCTTGTTCGGGCCCAGGGGGGAAG GTGTGGACCCCCAGCTGTACGTCACCATCACCATCTCCATAATCATTGTCCTGGTTGCCACTGGAATCATAGTCAAGTTCTG CTGGGACCGTAATCAGAAACGCCGGCGTCACTCggggcagcagagcagtgggaggcagcaggacagccagcagcccctcacagaCCTCTCCCCCACCACCGTCAGCATCCTGGGGCCCTACGGAGACCCCCTGGCCCCCGCACCTGAGGCAGAGGAGtccaggcagggccaggagggTGCAGAGAAACTGGGTGGCCATGGGAAGAATGCAGCCTTCCAGCTCAACCG aATCCCACTGGTGAACCTGTGA